The window ATTCAAGATAACGCGTGCCTGAAGTGGATAAATACGATTGTACGAACGTTTTATGCTGAAATATCGTACTTATCTTTCGAACAGATACACAGAGCGTATAATCTTCGAACGAGTAAACGAGTAATTGGAGGGTATGTGTACTCGTTCGAGGGTTCATTGAAACGATTGGTCGTACAAGTATTCGTCGATAAATCTGTTGCAATTGTTATTTACAATCGCTACTCGACACGGTCAAGAGGGAATTGCCAGCCGATTATTAATtcaaacattttaatatttgatCGTTGGTGGGTAGAAGGGAGCGAGCTAAACGAGAtcctagaaatttttaaatatattatacataatcgttaaaaggaaaattaaatgtatGACGAGATTAAAACGAAACGCGACTCGTGTATACCTATACATATGTATCTGCCCTAGAaacgaaaatatttcacaaagAGGTCGAAACGTGGAACCTGAAATAGCCTAGAGAAATTATGAATGAATTTTTTAGTAAGCAAACCTCCAGCTTTTGCAGAATTTCACAGATGATACATATTACGCTTCGGGATACCGGTGAATTTGATGAAAACATCAAACAATCGTAGAAACTAGCTGAATCGAGTTAACCGGCGATGAGAAACTGTTGTAAAACTGCATATGCGAATAAAGCTTGAAGGAACAAGGGTGAGAGGCTGGGCTGCTTTAACCGGGCTGATTTACGAGCAGGCATTTAGGCTCACCTTAGACGTAATTACGGCTGGTCTTCCTCGTTTCACCCTCCTGTCGGGTCGTAACATTTTATTTACCATATTCTTTATGTACATCGAGTAGACTTATTTAGTTAGACTACCGAATACCTAATACTTGGCTCGTTACTAAAttgattcatttattttcacttataaatcgataatacatttttaattaatgtaatttaattacattttgctGGACTAGTATTTCCCTGAAATACGCCTTAGCGTCGCGTGTATTCTTCGTAAGGGGGGTGGGTTCAATCGACTGCTACCCCTGTGACAGAAAAACAAATTGTTAGTACAGGCGTAGAAATAATGAAAAGTTGTAACAGAGATTTTACTTTGCAAGATCTTCTGGGCacttttattctattaaaagTGGCATTGGTAAATAATGAATCCTTAAAATTTTTAGTAATTAGTATTATGGCTGTAAGGGAGTAAACATGGCTGCTTCTATTATTTCAACCCCCGCAGTGTGAATTTACAGGgatgaaatataaatgaatcACAGTTTAATTTCCAAGGAACAGAAAACATTGATGAGAGAAGTAAAAAACGAGTAAAGGTTAGCAGCGACGCAGTTACTTACTGTTGGTCTTCAAATTTTAAACACTTCTAACTGGAGGACGATTCGAAGGAGTCTGTGTGCCCTGTGAACACGCCGCGTGAAGCTGCGAAGGAAAGTTTTCTCTACTGTAATTACAGAGCGTCGCTTTCGTAACGGTGTCTCGAAACGGCGTGCGATAATTGCGCTGGTTAACAGCATTCGATGATCAGACCGGTTCCACCTACCTAAGAAAGGGTTGGTCGAACGAGTTCGATCGATTCGTTCGGTTTCACGCGATGATATTTCGAGTCATCGATCAACGATCGCGCACGAATGATCGGAGAAGAAATCGTTGCGAGCGACGTCGAAGGAAGAGTAATTGAGATTTACGCGAATCGAAAGAGGAAGACAGGGCACGGATGCgacgaaggagaagaagaaatcttCTTCTCCCTCGAAGAAGTTAATTAAAGAAGCGGCGACCCGGGACCATGAGCGGAATATCGATCAACTAgaaattcaatttgaaattttcaattcaatttcgaTCGAAACGAAGGATTTATGACGGCGAGTCGGTTTCACGAGGGGGTAGCTGTGCacgattataataattttaataaagttcCTCGGTCATCCGAAAAGGAAGGGGCATCAATCATTCAGAAAGCAGTCAAGAATCCCGAGATTTCGTAGCTCCCGTTACGTTCGGGTCACGGGGATAAATTTAAAGGCACTCTATTTCGCGATCGCTGGCTCGAATGGAACAAAACAAATTATTGATCAGAATCAGAGTATTTCCGTCGCGGCTTGTCTACTCTTGGACGAGATAATGGAATAGAGCAAACATCCGACGTGGTTGATAATTGTCGCGAATCGCGAAGATGGCCCCGATGTTCCCCGGTTTCAGCCGTGGTTTTCAGCATCGCGACGTTTCTGGCCAAGCAAGGAGGCGGATGGAAACGGGGAGGCGAAGGTAAAAGGGCAAAGGGAGTCAAAGGTAAAGGCAAAGGCAACGGGCAAAGGCAAAAGCAAAGCACGCGTCGATACATATTCAAAGGACGAACGGCGAGTCGGCGCGGCGCGGAGCGGGCCGTCTGGTCTGGTACGGGCCATTAGCATCGATCGTCTTCCGGGAGAGTCGGTCCGCGTCGACCGAACGTTTATCCTCTCGAGAATTTCCCTCGGTATCGAGTTAAGGGGCGCTCCTTCGACGAAGCCCGGTCCGTATTGTCCCGTGGCACGAACGACCATTAATTCTTTCTCGACCGCTGTAACACGGCCATCCTCCACGTCCGACCGACCTACCGACCGTGCGAGCGACCGACGAAACTCGATCGAGCCATCGGAACCGAGATCTTCTAATCGCGCCCGTCCGTTTTCTAGGTAAATGGGAACGGATAATGGGTCTGGTTTGTACGTGAAACGAGCTACGTTCGCCGGGCAATCGATGGAAAGCCGTTCTATAATGAAATACGATTTATTTAACTAAATATGCGAAATATATGTATCggtgtatatattatatacattagGCCATACACACAAGTACGCGATGTTTTATCCGTTAGTTTAGTCggaacatattttcttttttcttttttccttgtcGACGATTAGGTGGCAGGCCGTAACGTTCGCATGAAACATCGCAAACGTCCGTCGAGGTGGCGATCGTTGCCTAACGATAACTTCTACGGAAAGCACGATAAATCTTGTTCGCTTGGACGCGATCGAGTCGTTTCTAATCGGTAAAGGTTGGTAGATACAGGGGAGTGGGCGGGTGCTTAGATCGCAGGCTATGTACAAAGTATAACACAGAGACCGAGTAGGTCGAACGACGACGAGACATAACGGCGGAACGGCGGAACGGCACAACGGGACGAAGGAAGGACGAGGAGTTTTGGCGAATTCGGTCGCGCGAACGAGCCGCGTCGTTCCCGAGAGGTATGTACAACGAACGACAGGGGACTAGAATGGAAGCTTTCGAAGCCTTAGCGGTAGAGAACGAGTATACTCGTAACACGTAGACATCCTCGGTGGCGTGCTCTACGCGGGTGCGCGAGTAATGCGAGAGAAACACGGGGTGCTGGTGGATGATCGTCGAGAGTGGGCGGCTCGTTGATCGCGTGGCAACCGATCCGgatatattgtatatatcgCGTTCGAATCGTGTCGCGAAAGAATCGTTCGATTTTCTACGCTCACGGCAAACATTTGCGCTGTTGAGCGCGCGTCCACGTCGAATCGTACAAATTAATCGGCTTACAGGCTCGTAAATCGTATTTTCGAGTCGCGTGCCGTAAAACGAGACGATAATCCGCGAACGCGCCCTACCGTTTCCGCGTCCAGCGAATTCGCGGGTCAGACTGGAGCAGAGCGGTGTTCATCGATCACGGCTGAAGCGCGATTATTCGCGTTAGTTTTTTTCAGCTTTGCTGATCAGCGAAACGCGGCACCCACTAGCCGGTCAACGGCTCGAAATCCTCTCGCAATTAGCGATTCAAGTTCGCGCCGCTTTGCCCTTTCCATCGATTTCCTCGTCCCAGCCGAGAACGATCGATTGGCTTAGCCAagaatcttcttcttcttcttcttcttcttcgcgttCCTCTTCTTCGTCCGCTTCGTTCTTTCCTCTTCCGTTTGTCCAGCGAACGTAAGCCGATTTATACGCGGCAAATCGGTACCTCTAAGCCAGCGACGCTAGTCGCAGGATCAACGCGGTCGCCAACGTCAAGTAGACCgaaggcgtcgcgacgctcgcCTGTCCCTCAACTGAAACACAGATCGAGGAAAATCGTGGTTCGTCGTCGATCGATCGGCCTTAGTCGCTTTCGAATCGTCGAGACGAAGGGGAAAACGAAAACAGGAGAGtcgcagaaagagagagaaagagagagagagccgatCGGCGACGTCTATCCGCGAGAAGCCGCTTGAAATTTCGCGACAATTTCAACTTTTAAGCCGACGAGGCCGAAACTTTGCTCTTCGCTGCTCGGTACGACGACGTCTGTGTCTGTCCTCGATCCCTCCTCTCGCCAGACTCGGCCACGATGGAAAAGTTTCGGCCTACGGGAATTCAGTCTCTTCCGGATGCGATCCAAAGGGATGCGATGAAACGGGGACGTATACGTCGCGACGCTTTTAACAACGACGCGGGCTAACGAGAAAATCGAAGATCGTTAAGAGCAATTTCGTCGTCAAGCTGTCCGTCCCTCTCTCCCTCTTTGTGCTCGTCAACTTCTCCGTACCAGGGTTTTCGGACGATTTCGGCCCGGTCTTTGCACTTTGCCCTTTGCCCTTCACGCTCCCCTCGCCATCGATTCTCCAGAGGAATCGCACGAGCGGCGACACTGGTAGAAATCGCATAAGCAACCGAGTAGACGAGGCGATCGAACTGTTTGCGAGGCGAGCGGCGAACGAGCGtaaattattgttttaatttcggCGTTTCGCAGCTCGAAGAAAGCTGCGGTCGACTTTGCGGCCGACCTCCTCCGTTCTTCCACGGACAACGCCGATCGTAAAGCATCCTTAATTCGTTCGAGCTCGGTAGCGATGCTTAATTTCCTTTCTGCAAAACCGACTCCTACGCGTACCCGCGATCTTTCTTCTCGCTCGCTCGTTCGGACGCCACTTTCGCTCGGAAATAACGAGGTAATCGTTTCTCGCGCCGTCAGACTCGCGTTAATTAACGCGTCCGTCGTTTTAACGCTTCTCACCCCTGCCTCGtttcccttcttctttctcGACGAAGCGACCACGAGGCGTGAACGGCAGTTGGGAAAATAGAGCGGAGGATAggaggagagaaaagaaaattttaaggcGAAAGGAAAGGTGGTTAAAGGCTTACCGAAAACTTCCGTGGTGCGCGTCTCGATGAGCGGCGCGTCCGAGTTTGAATCCAATTCGACGGTCGCCTCGCATCTTCGACAAAATTTACAGAGACGCATTAATCGTCGGGCTGGAGAGATGAGGCGATGGTGGTGAgatggtgatggtgatggtAGAATGACGGTGGTGTTGGGGAGGAGATTGTCCAGAGCGAAATTACCTTACGTTTATTTTGTCGCCGGTGATGTGATTCGGTTCCAAGTCGAGTCGTAAACTGGATATCACCGAGTAGAGTCCGTGATGGTCGAACACCATTTTCGTGTCGGGCTTCACCTGAAACGAACAAGCGACGGAACGTGTTCTCCGCCAGTTCTATCGAGATCGTAACTATCAGAGATCCTGGTTATTCCCGAGCCGAGTATGCGGCAGATACGCGCTAAAACGACCAGGAATATTTTCCCTGTCCCTTGGTTACCGGGCAAAAGAAGTCGCGATAGCCGGCAGGACGATTTAACGCAACGGATAAACTAACGGAAGCCGAATGGTTCGCCGGGGGCTAACCGAGCGTACAAGGTCTTCTTTTCCGTGGCCGGTACTACTTTTGCCGAGAAAATTTGCTGCTCGAACGGTCTGGTACGCGAGCCAGACACTCGGAGATAAACGAGTCTCgaaaattaaatcatttttaagccGAGCTATCCCCGACTCGCCTACAATCGCCCTCCCTTTTCTCCTGCAACCTCTTCCCGTCTCTCGCGATTCCTTTGAGGCGCGGTTCCGTCGCATTTTTCTGCTTCGTCGCCCGGCTCCCATCCCTTTCAACTCCACCCTCCCGCTATCATACCTCTCTCAAAGCAAAGTACGTCCCGTTTCGTAGCTGGCGCCCACCGGCCCATCGTCGAGCATTTTTTCAACGACCCGGTGCTCCGATCTCCCGCGCTTTTCGGAACGTATCGATTCCGACGGGGTTCCGGGAGCAACAGAGGAAGGGACGACGAGAAGCTAGTCGTCGAGGGGCTTCGTTCGATCGCGCGACGGCGTGTAATTGAAAGAAAGTCGAAGATTAAGTGCAGCCGGAGGTGGAACGCGAACGATCGTTGATCGAACCCGGGCACACGCTACCCTCTTCGACAGTTTCCGCAGCCGTAGCTTCGCGACGGAATGTTGGACGCGGGTTACACGTAGCCGTCGGCTTTGTCGCTGGCTCGAATCTTTCGTAACTGTCGACGGGAACGTTTTCGAAACAATATTACTCGCGTTAAGTGCCGCGCTAAACTCGCTCAACTCCTAATGGACATCGTCGAAGAACGCCGGCAAGTTTTGCTCGCGAAGAAACAAGGAGAACGGCTAGGAGAAAAGTTTTCCAGCCGCCGTGCTCGACTCGCTTAGCGAAACCCTAAAGGAACATCGACGTTCATCGACTTAATCTTCGAGCTCGGTACATACACGTGCTCTCCTCCTGTCTACGCGATTCCCTCTCAACTGCCTCCACTTTGCGGATTATATTTAAACGCCTCCGCGAGCGATCTAATACGAGTTAGAGATTCGATACAACGACGGGGTCAACTAATTAGCAATTAACCTATTCACCTTGCGTCGGCGGTGTTTCTTTTCGTATCAAAATTTTCGGATGTCCGAGGTTAACGAGAAGAGTGAGATCTCGCGTTACTTGCTGCGGTGGTTCGCACCGCATCGGTGTTGGTAACGAACGTTGCATTCCACCACCGCTTTCGGTGGAGCTCGTTAATTGAAGCTTTGGCTCATCAAGCGTCgtgtcgtcgccgtcgtcgtcgtcgtctcggTATCGCTACTCCTGCCAGTGTAACCTCTACTTTCCTCTTTCCTCTCGCTCTCACTATCTCTCGTTTAACGAACCTCGCTTTTCTATGCATCGGCTCCATATTCTAATCGCATCTTTACATCGACGTGCCGACCTGCTTCTCGGCGATAAAAACGAAATTGCTCGACTGTTTCGCTGGAGAATTTCACCTACCTGCGCTCCATTGATGAACCACTTGAGATTCGCTGCCGGGCGAGACTTGCCGCTGGTGCAGTTCAGGCTGAGTACGTCGCCGCTGGCGTAAACCTTCTCCTCGCCGGTTATCGTCGGTCCTTCTTGCGGCAAAACTGCAACCAGTCGAAGAAATTTTACGGGGGATCGCTTGTTTCAGAGACTCGGCCAATTGGCGAATAAACGGTTCCTTTTGTAACGCGATTCACGGTTAACAACGTGGAACGCTAGAGGTCCGCTCGTTAACGATAAACTCTCCGAAAGAGTGCTCGAAACGTTTCCTTCGAGCCTCTTTCATCCTCGTTTCGTTTGCGAATTCAAATGGTGGACGAGCGAACGCGGTTTCTATTTCGCGACGAACGCGTAACAACCGTCGTCGATCGAATCGCGCCTGCTTATCCGAAACATCTCCGCGAGATTTTCCACGTTCCCGGTTCGAGATTTAATCTAGCCCCGTTCGAGGAAACGGTCGCCCGCCTCGGATCGTTTTCGAGAGCAGAAACGCGATAAAAGTTCATCCCCTTCGATAAGTCTGCGAAGCTGTCGCGACACCTCGCTCGGAATATTCAACGAAGCCATTCGCGACTGCGATCGGACTGATCCTTTCGAGGTATACGATCAACCTTTCGCTCAAAGATACACGGCTCGGATTACAAAGGGATATCGAGCCctttttctcctcctcctcctcctcctccatcttcttcttcccttttcctTCTACTCGTTATCCAACAACACAGGCCGACGGCTTAAGGATCAACTAGTTAAAAAACGCGCGTACCACGACGAAGCAGAGACGAGGGAAACACTCAAGGAACGTCAAAGAAGAGAGGGGAAGAAACAGGCGAGAGAGTCGAGATTACGAACAGATTGGTTGCCAAAAGGAAAGCAGGGAAAGCAGCGAGAGATAGGAGGCACGGTgttgtttgaaaaatgaaacggaaAAAGAGAGCAAGTATAGAAAGGGGGGTATGGTGGAGGCACGAGCGATGCCCGTGGGTTATTTGCCGGGCACCAAATTTTCCACGAGCTCGGTAAAGGTACGGTAATGGCGGGTACGTGGCGGGTTATCGATCGTGCATGGCTTGGGAAGCGCGGCTGGACTACCGGCGAAGGAACGACGAGGAAAGGAAACTTGAGCGTTTCGAAGACGCGACCATCTTCGACCATCTTCGACGCGACAAACTAAGGAGAGTTTTTAGTTCGTTTCGCGAGTCGAGCCGATGTTCTTACGATCAGGAAAGAGCTtcttttcttcctgtttccCTCTGCTTCGGCTTCTTTTCCTTCCCTTTCcgcaacgacgacgacggccCCGAGACTTACGACGCCGTAATATTTATCGAACTTCGACTCGTCTTTACGCGATCCTAAAATTTAACGCTTGCTCCCGCTGCGTCGAACCTTTTTCATTGCCGTTAAGTCTACCGTCGCGCTGGCTTCGAAACAGAGACACGATTTCCAACCGAAACCCACTTGTTCCAGTCTCGCGATTCGGTCGAAACGAAGCGACAAACAGCGAATCCCGTTCGTATGACTTCACTCGATTCTCGACGAAAGAATAATCGAGTTTACGATCCGATCGATCCCGTGGCCAGCCGTTTCTAGCCGGCGAAAACAGCAATTTCGCCCGGACGCAGTCTGTGTCGGGCGAGTAATTTCGGGAAATATTTGGCCCGACTCGTTCCTTCGCTCGATTCGCAACGAGTACGGCGAAACTGGCGAAATGACGAAAGCTTTGCTCGAATTACGGCGATTCGCGATAGCCGCGATCAAAGGATTATTAATTAGCGTAGCGAGCCCGGGCTTCGAATGGGACGAGactggaatggaatggaatggaatggttATGCCATGGAATGGGATAGGATGATACGGAAGGCGTAGGTATCGGTGAGTCGCTCACCTACGACTTCCATGCTGGCTTCGGCGCTGACCGAGTGGAAGCTCGGAGCCTCGGCGCTCACCTCGCACCTGTACTGTCCGCTGCTATGCAGGCTCACGTTCTGCAGCAAAACCTGCTGGTGATCGGACCGACCGTGCTGAAACAATATCGATGTCGTTCGACAAATTGAAAATACTAATTGTTCCCTTTGCTGCCCCTCGCGCGCCAGGAAACGCTTTATCTTTCAAAGGGAATCTCGTGATCGCGACAGCCGAGGGATCGATGCCACTTCTCTGCGTCGACAAGCcaactgaaaaaaaaatgtaacgaAAAAATTGAACCCTTTGGCTTTTACTCCGATGATCCACCAGCGGGACGTTCTTTGCCGCTGTCTGTCCGTAAAAGTTTACCGATACATAAATGGAACGAAACGAAAACTCGTTTGAACGGACGAACAAACAGTCGTGTTCCATTTGCCGCACGCGGTCGCTGCGAAAATTCCGCAATCGAGAGGACGACTTTTTGCCGAGCGTCGTCAAACCGACACCGTTTCCCGTACGCGCTTCGATCCAACGTTTTCCAGACGCCGCGCCGTTCGAAATTATTCTTCATAGACAGAATATTACGCTATCAGCTGGGTAAGAGGCTTACGCGCTTATATCGATTTATCGCCGTAGTTGCCGCCGTAGCGACGCGAACCTACCGAAAGTTATTTCCGCGAGATAGATGATAGCGGAGCGGACGGTTTCTGGTTGCAACCTGGCTAAAGTTGATCTTACGTTGTTCGAAGAAGCTAGGTAGACCAACGCGTTACTGCGGAGGATCGAACGCAGATTTTCCTCTCCAAGTGAGCAAAGAACGGTGGTGGATGGGGGGGGGCGGTCGAGAGAAGAACACGGAAAGAGAAGACCCGCAATAAATGGAATCGCGACTATGATAATCCATTTAGCCCACCGACGCCCTTGTGTTGCACGTTTTCCTGCGTTACTTCCCTTCCATTTCTATGGAGATAAAACAGAAACTCCGACAGACCTTCCTGCGGGGTTGGAGGAAATTTTTAGCGAACGCGCGGAAACGCTCACGTTCGCTGGTCGGTCGGACGCAAACTTTCTCGATCGACAAATCGATTTACGTTCGGCGAGAAAAGTTAGGGGAAAACACGGAATAGGAGAAGAACGCGTGGAGAAGTCGAAACGTTCGCGGGAATCGCATTACCCTCCGGGTTATTTCGTCCAGCGGACGGGACCGTTCGATCGACCGTACGATTTGGCTGGATCGCGTAACGACCCTGTACGAGAATCGAGAGCCAAGCCGGTGAGGTACGCGTGGCGTGGCATCGACGCGGCATCCCGATAAAACGTGACTCGTTTCGAGAGAGTTACAATCGCTTCGAATCTCCCTTTTTCTGCCAAGTGTCTAGCGTTCGATAAACTTTCGCGAAAAAATTCTTTGCCTGGCTAAAAGCGTTCGCTCCGAGACGAAAATTAACCCGAAACTCGGTCCGGTTTTCAACGGGGAAATTAATCAACAACGGATTACCTCGAAGCATTTGGAAAGTTGAACACGATGAAAAGATCGCGCTGATAGTTATTTGGTATGCATCGTTAACGGAAAGAAGATGTCGGCTCGACGAACCGCTTAATCGCCTCTCGTTCGTGGTCGATTAGTTTGCCGCGAAACTCGAGGGTCAGCCGGTAATCGGGATTCTTTACATTCCCTCGTCGCTCGTTGGCCCGTTGAAAATACCGACGGAACATAGGCGGGTcgatttaaaattttcagatGGTGAAATTAAACGGGCCGCGTTACGTAAGGTAGCAAAAGGGTCGAACGAGAGGGAAAATTAAAAGTGGAGAGAAGCCGAGTAGAAATATACGGCTCTGCCCGCTAAATCCACTTAATTCCCTGCTACTCCAATAAGTGTCACAAGAGCGTATTCGAGAGAGCGAGACGGGGAGGGGGTGAAAAGACACGCTCGCTTTTGTCCACGGAGAAATTTCTTTGTCGATATCGGAGAGCCATTGGGCCGAGCCAGATTAATAGCCGCgttatttctctctctctttcagctCGATCTCGAGAATCGGAGACCGGTAGCCGGGGGTAAAGGGATGAACCGATTCGACTCACGTAATGCTCGTTACGCGTCGGCCGATATTAACGAGCGTCGAGGAAAACGGAACTTTCGTGCCTTTCCAAAACGTGAATCGGAAGCGGACGTACCGTATCGAGAATAGACGAGAGTCTCGCGATCCGTTTCGCCTTTCTCAGCCACCGGGAGACACACCGTTTCGCGATCTGAGAAATCGATCGGGTTCGACCAACTCGAACACTTCCTTcaactcttttcttctcttctcttctcttttcgctTCTATCCTCTTTATATACGACTTTACGCCGTACCGTTGGTTCCGTCTCGACAGACGGCAGTGATCTCCCCATCTCGATTCGTCAAACATTTATTCGACGCGATAAAGGCGACCTCGTTCCGCACGGGGGATGTACGGGGCTGTACAGGGACAACGCGTCTTCGTGTATAGTGTATACCGAAACGTATCGCCAACTTTATGCTTTCTCACCCACGCCACCCGTTCCTCCTTACCTTCCTTCCTGCCACGTCTCTTCCTTTCAACCGGCTCGATGAAATACTTTTATAGCGACGTCGAATAAAATTCGAACGTGAAATTGAATAGAAGAGGCTCTTACGTCTAAAGCAATGTCGCGCGCGTTGCCCGCGACCGAGCTCGCGACGGGCAACGTCGAAGATCGTTCGAGGAAACGTAGCTACGTAAGTAGCTCTACACACGTACGTATTCGTGTCCGTTTCCGTTTTACGCTTGGCTTCGCGGTCGACCGCATTACCGGACGTAAACGGGCAACCGCCACCTGGTTAGCTAGGACTTTACGTTTATTCCGACTCGAAACGATTCGATATTCCGACGTTCTCCCGGTTTATCGTCGCCCCGTTTACCTCCCCGGCGAACGCGTAAAGTCCGCTTTCCCTCCATCGTGGGCAGATTCGCGAGACATCGTGGAAACGCGCGACTAAACGGACACTTTTACGATCGCTCAGGCAATTACCGACGAACCGGCATCGCCGTTTCGGTTCTCTCGCAACAGCTCGTTACGACTTCCGTGGGTGTACGCTCGATCGTTTTCCTTCGCGTAAACGGCGATTACGATTTTCCATCTGTACCCGTGTCATCGAGCAATAACACCGAAATACCCGAGTAACTGTAACTCGTTTTATCAATCGCTCCGGTAAATGGAATTTCCATCGATATCCCACGGCTGAAATCTTTCGTTCCGCGAACGTTGGAAACGAAAAGATAATGGACGAGACGTCGCGACGGGGGCAGCTGTTATTCGCGCGCGGAACTCGGCGATGCAGAGATCAGATAGCAAAGTCGGAGCAAGACTGCGCGAGCTTGCGGGACACAAGAGGGTTTTCAACTCACGTCAACTTTAACGCCCTCGACGCGATAGCTGTGCTGCGGAGGTTCCCCTCTAGGCACGTATCTGTAGAATTCCTCGTGATCCTTGTACCACGAGATGGAGTAAAGCTTGTCCTCTTGTAGGTCGTATCTGAAACGAGAGAGCAAACGTTGCGTGGTTTATCGTTGAATAACACCCGGGAAAAACACGACGCGGAAAATACGCGCGCGGTGATaacgatggtggtggtggtggttcgcCGATCGTACGAAAGGGAGGacaaaagaagatgaaatacaTAGGGTGTAGTAGGAAAAGCCGTGGATGGAGACGAACCGCGAATCGTTTCTCGATTAGTCGGAGGTGGACCGTTTCGATGGTTGGATTGCGCGCGAGTAATGGAAACCATTGCCTACTCCCTTCCGACAATGTATTTGAAATATCGAATGCTCGACGGATTCTTTGCTTTGCATATCGGAG of the Osmia lignaria lignaria isolate PbOS001 chromosome 7, iyOsmLign1, whole genome shotgun sequence genome contains:
- the LOC117604614 gene encoding cell adhesion molecule 3-like isoform X4; this encodes MDLALLLITVLLGQEVAGLELLRINVPPYSLRGKSALLECRYDLQEDKLYSISWYKDHEEFYRYVPRGEPPQHSYRVEGVKVDHGRSDHQQVLLQNVSLHSSGQYRCEVSAEAPSFHSVSAEASMEVVVLPQEGPTITGEEKVYASGDVLSLNCTSGKSRPAANLKWFINGAQNWRRTRSVACSFQVKPDTKMVFDHHGLYSVISSLRLDLEPNHITGDKINVRCEATVELDSNSDAPLIETRTTEVFGVAVD
- the LOC117604614 gene encoding uncharacterized protein LOC117604614 isoform X2; the protein is MDLALLLITVLLGQEVAGLELLRINVPPYSLRGKSALLECRYDLQEDKLYSISWYKDHEEFYRYVPRGEPPQHSYRVEGVKVDHGRSDHQQVLLQNVSLHSSGQYRCEVSAEAPSFHSVSAEASMEVVVLPQEGPTITGEEKVYASGDVLSLNCTSGKSRPAANLKWFINGAQNWRRTRSVACSFQVKPDTKMVFDHHGLYSVISSLRLDLEPNHITGDKINVRCEATVELDSNSDAPLIETRTTEVFASRGVFTGHTDSFESSSS
- the LOC117604614 gene encoding uncharacterized protein LOC117604614 isoform X1, coding for MDLALLLITVLLGQEVAGLELLRINVPPYSLRGKSALLECRYDLQEDKLYSISWYKDHEEFYRYVPRGEPPQHSYRVEGVKVDHGRSDHQQVLLQNVSLHSSGQYRCEVSAEAPSFHSVSAEASMEVVVLPQEGPTITGEEKVYASGDVLSLNCTSGKSRPAANLKWFINGAQNWRRTRSVACSFQVKPDTKMVFDHHGLYSVISSLRLDLEPNHITGDKINVRCEATVELDSNSDAPLIETRTTEVFVEGQASVATPSVYLTLATALILRLASLA
- the LOC117604614 gene encoding cell adhesion molecule 3-like isoform X3, producing the protein MDLALLLITVLLGQEVAGLELLRINVPPYSLRGKSALLECRYDLQEDKLYSISWYKDHEEFYRYVPRGEPPQHSYRVEGVKVDHGRSDHQQVLLQNVSLHSSGQYRCEVSAEAPSFHSVSAEASMEVVVLPQEGPTITGEEKVYASGDVLSLNCTSGKSRPAANLKWFINGAQVKPDTKMVFDHHGLYSVISSLRLDLEPNHITGDKINVRCEATVELDSNSDAPLIETRTTEVFVEGQASVATPSVYLTLATALILRLASLA